The Natronosalvus caseinilyticus genome includes a region encoding these proteins:
- a CDS encoding BrxE family protein — MSTGSLKETLTAVQDELGSLGVEDALAREVLSYRLLIERLGEDGNNDWWDSIVLTETGRDRLEEVTPKTATRSRIELAQRIGRKVEQEHVPEDSLSLFYLGPTAESQIDAELESVVDEEGSFQVLESLSKTIKEPGWSERLVSDAEPVSSATDSTILLGEVNDETDLKSRNTLRDVARRCVLAYGQSTAATLRVPYYAIDR; from the coding sequence ATGTCAACCGGATCACTCAAGGAGACTCTCACAGCTGTTCAAGACGAGTTGGGATCACTCGGTGTAGAGGATGCGTTAGCGCGTGAAGTGCTCTCGTATCGACTCCTCATCGAACGATTGGGGGAAGACGGCAACAATGATTGGTGGGACTCTATTGTATTGACCGAAACCGGACGTGACCGGCTCGAAGAGGTAACGCCCAAGACGGCAACGAGGTCTCGTATTGAACTTGCACAGCGCATCGGTCGAAAGGTGGAGCAAGAGCACGTTCCCGAAGATTCACTTTCTCTCTTCTATCTCGGGCCGACAGCCGAGTCACAGATCGACGCCGAACTCGAGAGCGTAGTAGATGAAGAGGGTTCCTTCCAGGTACTCGAATCACTCTCGAAGACGATTAAAGAGCCAGGCTGGTCTGAACGTCTCGTCAGTGACGCTGAACCCGTTTCGTCGGCGACAGACTCGACGATACTGCTCGGCGAGGTTAACGATGAAACAGACCTGAAATCACGAAACACACTCCGTGACGTTGCTCGTCGGTGTGTACTCGCGTATGGTCAGTCGACTGCAGCCACTCTCCGAGTGCCCTACTACGCCATCGACCGATGA
- a CDS encoding BrxA family protein, with product MMKQPVDPDDVEYDSWIAHNTTYIEETKRVLEKYVEHESFDAVKERVIEENILNKDTHKYRRDVFREIARRYIPREDEYVETPLMHVLASDVDDSVKEWVLYYEFSQNSLIHRLTIDFLYEKYTSGALLIQAPEIRAYITKLGEDHPEIQDWSQSTLEEASTKYLSSLKNFGLLKGRQEKEFAVFYVPDEAIAYVCYRLYGDDAETVDELVSHPDWRLFLFDEDEVRRRLQGISPRYVRYEKRGSTERIEPVFDDINEVIDDFE from the coding sequence ATGATGAAACAACCAGTAGATCCGGACGACGTTGAGTACGATTCGTGGATAGCGCACAACACGACGTACATTGAGGAAACAAAGCGCGTTCTCGAGAAATACGTCGAGCACGAATCGTTCGACGCTGTCAAAGAGCGTGTGATCGAAGAGAATATTCTGAACAAGGATACCCACAAGTATCGGAGAGATGTCTTTCGTGAGATTGCCCGTCGATATATCCCCCGCGAAGACGAGTACGTCGAAACGCCGTTGATGCATGTACTTGCTTCAGATGTCGACGATTCCGTCAAAGAGTGGGTTCTCTATTACGAATTTTCCCAGAATAGTCTCATACATCGTTTGACAATCGACTTCCTGTACGAGAAATATACGTCGGGAGCGCTTCTTATTCAGGCACCCGAAATCCGGGCGTACATCACCAAGTTAGGGGAGGATCACCCCGAGATACAGGACTGGTCGCAGAGTACACTCGAAGAAGCGAGTACGAAGTATCTGAGCTCGCTCAAGAACTTCGGGCTGTTAAAAGGGAGACAGGAAAAAGAGTTTGCAGTGTTCTACGTGCCAGACGAAGCGATTGCGTACGTTTGCTACCGACTGTACGGGGACGATGCTGAAACCGTCGATGAGCTCGTTTCACATCCCGATTGGCGACTCTTTCTCTTTGACGAAGACGAGGTGCGACGGAGACTACAAGGAATTAGTCCACGATACGTCCGTTACGAAAAACGAGGCAGCACCGAACGGATCGAACCGGTATTCGACGACATTAACG